In the genome of Acidimicrobiia bacterium, one region contains:
- a CDS encoding ester cyclase — MSLDSNKILARAWFEEVMNARDLDAIDRAYAADYAYRGPGGEPVRGREGARRVAAALHEAMPDRVSTVVMQVAEGDLVVTRWVSHGTQTGPLMGRPPTNQPVEVHGITISRIEDGLIAEDWEIIKIL; from the coding sequence ATGAGCCTCGATTCGAACAAGATCCTGGCGCGGGCCTGGTTCGAGGAGGTGATGAACGCACGGGACCTCGATGCGATCGACCGCGCCTACGCCGCCGACTACGCCTACCGGGGCCCGGGCGGCGAGCCAGTTAGGGGCCGGGAAGGGGCCAGGCGGGTCGCCGCCGCCCTCCACGAGGCGATGCCCGACCGGGTGTCGACGGTGGTGATGCAGGTCGCCGAAGGGGACCTGGTGGTCACGCGCTGGGTGTCCCATGGCACCCAGACTGGCCCGCTGATGGGCCGGCCTCCGACCAACCAGCCGGTCGAGGTGCACGGGATCACGATCAGCCGCATCGAGGATGGACTGATCGCCGAAGACTGGGAGATCATCAAGATCCTGTGA